AAAATCATTCATTTATGTACTAGCTACAACTATAAATAGAGATGCTGCATCAGTACTCTGAATACTCTGTGAAAAAGCCAGTCGTGGTGTTCTGATTCTTTAAAGCGGTTCAGCTCAGAAAAGGAATTGGAACAACTTGCGAACCAAAATCTTCCAAAAAAACACACaagttcttttctttctttctttctttctttcgaaaagaaaaaaaaaaaaagaatccttAATCAGCGTATATCTAGGTGAAAATGACATGGGTTTTGATTGGTATAGTTGTGTCAGTGTTCTGTTTGTATAAGGTGATGAGAAAAAataaggaagagagagagaagaaaaattgGATTCCTAGAGGAAGTTCAGGCTGGCCTCTTCTTGGCGAAACTCTCGACTTCATAGCTTGTGGTTACTCTTCTCGCCCTGTCAGCTTCATGGAGAAACGGGCGGCCCTGTAAGCCTTCTTCTTGCTTCCATAATTTTCGCATAATTTACCATGATCTTCTTTTCTTGTGACTTAATTATCATTTGCTTCTAGAGTAAGCTATTCTTTTTGCTTTGCTGCAAATTTGTATATTATTGGCACATGCAGTGTGgttgaaattgttaaaaattcGTTTTGAAGAGGATTCTTTACAATCTCCGATGATTTGCTGGAAAGGGCAACAGTTCCGAGCCAAGACTTTAAGTTTTGTATTACAAGTTTCATCATTCATGTGGTTTTCTTACTTTGGATATGTGCAGTTTAAGAAAATTTTTACATCTAGATCTTTGCGAAATAAGAATCCATTAATTTCGACTTGTGCTTGAGTATTTAGACCGCTcactcaaaaattttcttacacTTGACGGGACTATGTGAAAAAACAAATATTCCTTCTAGTTTTAGtttccaaacagaaattttaTGTTatgagatatatatatattttttttttcagttttgtaCAATCAATGAAACTGATTGTAATGAAAAGATGTCCAATTACTTCAGAATTAAAATGCGGaatttacaaaatttttttggtaatttAAAATTGTCTTTAAAAGGTTAGGCCAGTAGGTAACTTAAGTAACGTAGTATTTGATTTGCGATAGCCCTTCAATTctagaaagagaaaaggaaacgaAGTAAGACAATCACCAGATTTGTATGGTACCTAATGTTAGAGGGGAGGTCTTGTTTTGTTACTTTCATAAACTAAACTACTACTGCTTTGCACGACCATTTGAAGTAATAGACTAGTTCTTTTAGGTTGTTGGATTGGATATAgcacttgtttttttttaaatgcagTGGAATGTAGTGGATTTGCACAAAAACCACAATTAAcgaaagaaaatcaaaaaagaaaaaacatattATTGTTTTGTCAATCGTAGGGGAGTTTTGAAAATCAGTTTCCATtgatttccaattttttttttttttttttttttggtggtgcCGTGCCATTCTGGATCAGGAGTTCAGGACCCTGTCAATTAATGGCATATTATCCAAGTAGGAAGTAGCGTCCaccaaataaaaatcaaatatgtATATATCCTTTACTTTCCATCTATATAGTATATATGCCTAAAATAATTCGGCAGATATATGGTAATAACAGCAGGTAAATTAGAAAATAAAGTCAATGACTCGAAAACGTCAAAAGATCCTTTACTTTCTTGTTTCCTACTCACCTTCCTTTATGTATGTGGATGTGTATAGTAATTGTCTTATTATCGCATGATTAGCACGAGAATAGACAGAGTGCGTGCTTTTATGAGTCTTTGATAAAATGGCTTCATCCATCATTATTGGTATTTGTTGGCATGTTAAAGTTACTTGTTTGTGATACTGCTATGAAATTTTCTCTAAgctttatgttttttttttgatttattattaataatttGCCGACAATTGATTTTATTCTGATACGGATATTCGACAAATGGAGtatttcaatatatatatatatatgtatatgcaAGTGACTATACGGTTGGTTGGCTTGCGATTGCGATGATGGATGATCGATCATATCCTTTGATGTTGCATAGGTTCCACACACAACCCATATTCACGTGTGTGTTCATTGTCATGCGTTTGTAGCATTACTATATATCTATCACTCCAGCCTTTTCCATGATTGATACGGCTTGCGTTTAttaacattcatgattcatgCCCCCCTCTCTCCCATAAGACACAAAAAACCCAGCTCATTGTTAGGTCATCCAATCGAAGATATATAGTCCAATATTGAGGCCTTTGTTTAGCGATACatcaatctctctctctctctccataaTAATCTTTAATGCGAAAGTAGAGGGTTATATTATTGTATATACCATCTTTTACCTGTACTGCTGTACCATTGTTAGGAATAATCTCCCTTTGTCCATTTACCTTGACTAATCATCGTTGCATCGCTATCAGACTGCGTGTGTCTTGCAATTCGAGGAAATTGTCTGAAACGATGGGTAAATTGGATTAAGACATCTGCCCATCGACTGTAAGGAATTTTTTTTGGCTGGAGTCACGCTACCCTTACTGAGGTTTTTGGCTTCATTTCATGAATTGCAGAAGGAGAGAGTGATACGAGTAGCGAAAAGCTTGACGTTAAATTGTACATGCACTGGTTGTGGCAGATTTGACTGATGAAATTAATAGTGCTTGGGTGTGATgtggaatatttttttttaaaaaataattactgtaacgatttgattttttttttctatgatgtgatatatatagaatgtaaataaaataatttaaacaaaaaaataacgTATTCGTGATAGAAACCACCGGTGtgatataaataaaaatatatatatatatatatgacgtATCCAAACACACCGGTGTGACCAGGTACGGGAAGGTGTTCAGAACACATATCTTGGGCAAAGCCATAATCGTGTCAACAGACCCCGAGGTGAACAAGGTTGTTCTGCAGAATCAAGGGAACGCTTTCATTCCTCATTATCCAAAATCCATCTCCGAACTGCTGGGCAAGTATTCGATATTGCACATTAATGGACCTCTGCAGAAAAGGTTGCATGCGCTCATCGGAGGCTTCCTGAGGTCACCCCAGTTCAAGGCTCAAATCACTCGAGACATAGAAGAATCCGTTCGACATGTCTTCTCATCCTGGATGGAAAAACAAGACCGACGAATTTACCTCCAAGAAGAAAGCAGGAAGGtatcttttgtcttttttttttgaatcctcACTATCGCGCACAAAGACAGAGGTACCTGTTTTTTTAAACAATTATTGTACTTGAGGATGATTAAATAAACCATGGTTAATGTTTCAGATTGCATTTGAAGTCATGGTAAAAACTTTGATGAGCGTCGGCCGGGGTGAAGATTTGAATTTGTTGAGAAGGGAATTTGAAGAATACTGCAAAGGCTTGATTTCTTTGCCCATTAAACTTCCTGGAACGAGGTTGTACAAATCTTTGAAGGTACAAACACATCCTATATATGCAATTGCATGCATGCATCCATCTAATTAATATTTCCAACGGTTTAATTATCTACGTTGGAAATATATAACGCAACGCAGTATATTTGACCATtcatagaattttttttttttttttaataaaaaaattagttgTTGAACTTAGTCATTGGTAGGGTTTGCACATGAATATTATTAGGATCCATGCAGGCTAAAGAAAGGATGTTGAAGGTGGTGAGAAGCATAATACAGCAAAGAAAGATGGCTGCTTTGGAAGAAAAACAAGGAACGAATGGGTTGCTGAATGACGTAATTGATGTATTATTGCGCGACGCATTTGAATCATCATCAGCAGCAGAGGAGGCTCAGCCACGGCTGCCGTTGGATTCGATAGGTGAGAACCTCATAGAGTTGATGATCCCCGGTGAAGAGACTGTTCCGACGGCTCTGACGCTAGCAGTCAAGTTCTTAAGTGACAGCCCCGTCGTGCTAGCCCGATTGCTGGTATGTAGCAGTACTAGATTTTTTCTTTGTACCGTGGCTGGCGGTAGCATGGATTTTTCAATTGTTTTTTCAATCGACGGATAGGATGAGGTTCTGGGTAATCCTACGGCTGGGATCAACTAGATCCACGAGCTTCTAGTGGGCCATTGGATGTCAACTTCACTTTATGATTGTCGTACAGGATTGACTTTCAAAAGTCATTTTCAATCAGACACACGAGCGCCCACACGTGGGGAGATGCTCGTCGGCCCCACCGTGGTCTGTTTGGACTTATTCTAGCCGTACGATTTGGATTGAACGGCTGTCAGCCGGTGGACCAATCTAACAACTACGTACcttctttggatttttttttcctttagaaaaattcttaAACCATTTTTTGTGAgcataatttttaattatttttttaccttatatatttttttaaacactaagctcctttttttttccttactaTTTTATACTATTATTTTTGTCCGTCAAGtagtgacttttttttttgaaaaaaaaaaagtggtggCTTTTTTCActagctattttttttttttttggaggggagccttctttctttctttttgggtgTCAGCCTTCTTTCGGTCGGTGTCAGCCTTCTTTCGGTCTAGGTACCGTACTACTACAAATTTCTTTCAAgatttccttctttctttccgGGTACTACTACAAGTTTCTTACAACTAAAATATGTTTGGATAgcgaattttttcaaaaaatttttgctcgtattataaatatatttttcaattcatCTTTTTACATtatcaatcatctttttattttagatacatcacatcacaaaaatactataataattaatcaaaataatttttaggAATAACACTCTATCAAACAAAGCCTCCTTTCCAAATTCAAATAGTGTGTACTTCTTGTAAGTTGTAACCTCTTATCACTTGGGCAGGAGGAGAACATGGAACTGAAGCGGCAAAAGGCTAAGTCGGGTGATGAATATTATTGGACTGATTATGTCTCGCTCCCATTTACCCAGAATGTAGTTGCTGAGTCGCTGTACTATGTAACCAATAGAGTCTAGACCCCCCAAAATGAAGAATGGgaacatttctttttttaaagaaTTGCAATATTCAAGTATCttgttcttttcttcttttggtcaCTTCAGGTCATCAGTGAAACTCTGCGAATGGGCAATATCGTGAATGCAGTTTGGAGGGAAGCAGTAAAAGACGTGAAAATTAAAGGTATGTAGTTCTCTTTACTTTTATGGACGTGTCATTTGCCAAAAGCAGGTTGTacagtaccttttttttttccttcacaaATTCTCGTCAGGAAAATGCTAATTTAGGCTGTGGGGTTAATTGGGTTCTTTTCCCAGGCCACTTGATACCAAGAGGATGGTGTGTCTTGACATCCTTCAGTTCACTTCACATGGACGAAGCAAACTATGAAAACCCCTATGAATTTAATCCCTGCAGATGGGAGGTATGCGTGTCTTGTCCGATTATCTGTCTTGTTACCAGTTCAATAACTTCCTCTTTACAACTTTCAATTATCAATCAGAGCATCATTTTGATGTCGCCCGTGCAAAATGTCAACATGGAGACGAAACAAAAAGATTCTTTGGTCTGGATACCATTCTaatcaacatttttttttgggcattGGTTGGTAGAAAACAGGAGCTTCGGTTAACAGCAACACATTTACACCATTTGGTGGTGGCCAGAGGCTGTGTCCCGGTTTAGAACTGTCGAGGCTCGAAATTGCTATTTTCCTTCATCATCTTGTTACAACATACAGGTCATTTTCTTcgtcttctttcttttctttctttcctttctttttttttttttaacttcctGTGACAAATAGATGGTTGAGACTTGAGAGAGTCACATGCGGATGCTACCCCTAAAACTTTTAGTAGTGGCACTATGGTTTCTTATTGCATTAGGTGGCTAAGGTGGTGACGGGTGAATACTGAAAGTAACGGTAGCTAACACGATCTTTCATTTTCTCCCTTGCAGATGGGTGGCCGAAGATGATGACATTACCTATTTTCCATTCGTCAGACTGAAACGGAAGCTGCCGATCACCATCACACCCCTAGTAAGAGgataatgaaaagaaaaaaaaaaaagagggttgGATAACCATAAACCTAAGGCAAGGGTCATCCCCCACAACCATAGGTCTTACAAGATGAGCCCATATCAATTATTACTACCTGTAGCACATCTCCCCGAGATTTTAAGCGTTTTAATCAATCTAAATTTTAGTGCAATCCTAGAGCGTTCTTTCATTGGAGTAATGATATTTATCTTTGTGACTTGTAAGACAAATGGCATATGACTTCTCTATTGTAAGTACATATCATTGAGTTTGTTCCGGGGTCACTGTCTTTCTTTTGATTGAAGAAGGGTTTTCTTCTCCCTGGGCCCTGATAGAAAACTGATTAGTTAAGCCTGCAAGTGGAGTGGGGTTATGATTTCTGACCTTTATCATCAGAGCCATCATAGCATGAAAATCTATATTTTCTTCTTTGATAAGAATGGATGAAGGTGCATGGTGGTCCTCTACCACGTCGAACATGTGCTCTGCTAGTACATCGACAGTGTCTGGTAATCGAACGACGACAATCCTGCATCTCTCCCTTTTTGTTTTGGTACGAAAAAATTTAGATGGATTCGATTCCAATTATCATCTTAGATCAGGGTATGCCTTGAAATCATAAGCCGCTTATAGAAATTTTTACAAATCGTTCACCAACATAATTCTCTTATTGATAGTAAAATTCGAACACGCCCACGTTTCGTCTTTTGCAAACATTGGTTTAATGATGTTATAGCTTTAACCTTCATCCCTGTCTACCCGATAAACAATACGTTGTAGGGCATTTACATGATTATGCTCGTGCTTTAATGCCTAGTACGGCCTAAATTGCTGGAAACTTCAAACTGTAGCTGACATGGGTTATTTTCAGCAGTTAATACAAGAGTTATTGTAGATTATTTTGGCTCAATCACTAAATCTGTCTACTTTTAATTCTGCCTTTTAGATCTAAGATTTGTATGCGGACTGATTGGAACAAGTATAGGTCAATGTAGGCCAAGAAATTCCAGCTGAATTGTAGACAGCCCGCAACTGCTAGCTGAAACGGGATGATCATGTCATTGAAATTGCAGACCATCTACTAATTCTTCAACCAACCACACATTACAATAATTCATTTGTGTTAGTACAAGGTTCGAAGATGAAATACCAATCCGATTTAGTATCGTTTTTCTTTCTGTGAGTAATTAGTGAGATTATGATGTTACTTGCATTGTACATTTTTGTGGGTGGCAACTTACAAACATAATAACTTGACTCCTTCCCTTTAACTGAAAACAGTACATTATTTGATGTTCATGCCAACCGATCTCCATTAACCATGTTGATTTCCAGTGTCATAGCCGAGTTAAAGTCAAAGGTGTTCCTTCCTTTCCCCTCTTTGTTCCTCTTTCCCTACGGTGCCTCAAGTCTCAAATCAGGGCAAAGCATTCCACGGCTCCATAATATCCCCCTTTTCGTTTAGATGCCAATACCATGTATGCAAGCACTATTATCCAATTCAAATTACACTAGCACCCCTTGTAATGCATATGTGCACATGCACATTACCTATAACTCCTGATGGGGGAATTCAAGCACATCGTTGCAAAAGTAGACCATGAATAAGCTTTTAACTCAATGCGTTTCACCGCACTGAATCCCAGCTCAATTCTTTACCTAGGCATAATAGAAGCTATCTTCCAATAATCTAAAAATTCAACAATGTAACGGCAATGGGATCTCAATAAAATGGTCAGCTCTTTATAGCAACATAATTTGAAAACTTCAGTAATCCACTTGAGCTCACTAGGATTGCCTACAAGGATGGATGGGGCAAGCTTGAAAAGGAATGGTCCAAAGTTTTACTATGCCATAGCAGTGGGGTATATCGAGAATTTGAGTATGAAGTTTACAATCCTGTGCAAGAGAAGCTAATAACTATTCCATTTATATGTGATATTATAAGATTCACATTTTTTAGGGAATAAGAAATTTCCATTAACAAGGAGGCAACATATGTTTACTGCATTTTTTAGGGAACAACAATTTATAAAATGACGAAGACAATAGATTTTTACAGAATTTTTTAATACACTTGCAGGAAGATCACTGGAGATGACGAGCAACATGCTCTTTGAATTATGAATAAGAGCTTGTActagctgttgaaaatccaaAACAAGggtaaaaagaaagaaaaggacaaCAGATGTCAAAATAAAGGAGTCATGAACCACAACTAGAGTAGGTAGTATGTAAAGTAAAGCTTACACTGATAAAAGCAATTTCAACTTTTATCTTCTTCCCGGCACAAAAACTACAAAATGCTAGAATTGCAACCAAAAAATGTCAAGCCATTGCTGCCTTCTTCTCTTCCTCAATCTGCTGAAGCTCTACCAACCTTTGTGCCCATGCTCTTTCCCTTGCTACTGCAGCCATTTTCCGCTCCACCCTCtttatcattttctttcttttggcctCTTGTAACTGAGCTTTACGCTTCTTCTTTTCAGCCTGTCCATGATTAAGAATATCATAAAAGGGAAACGCAAATGTCAACAAGTAGTATGCCTTAGCCAGTACAGTAAGTTATTTTTTCTaagtaataaataaaaaattcagtGAAAACCACAAAAGTTTTGGCAGAATCTCAAAATAGCCAAACCTGATAAAATTTACAACATTAAGACAGATTATAGAACAGAAAAGAGAAGAACCATTTCAAATGACAACAGTGCATTAGATCACTAGTGAGATTATAAGGCCTAAAGATGTCAGCAAGCTCCACCAGCTAACTATAGAATTTCGTGAAGCAGCAAATTTTCACTGTCATCAATCAAAAGCCAGCTTTAATCACCAGATCCTATTTGTAACCCACTCGAGAGCAAAGAGATCAAGATAGTTTGTTGCGCCATAAACTTGTTCAAGAGAAACAGTTTAACAAGGCATTTCTCTTGAATTTGTTCTTTCCCATCTATTTTCCCAATCCAGAATAATTTAATCAGGTTACCTTGATGAACATCACGAAAATGTTCACACATTGTCATCATAATTAAATACATTATTTTACACAGACATTGCATTTTACAAGTTCAATATCGGATTTCAGTTAATCCGTACTCCTAGTTAGGCCAGAATATAAAATAGTCACCCACAAAAAGATCAGATTTGGTTAGAAGATTGAACGCAGAAAACCATATATCAAGCAGATTAACAAACT
This sequence is a window from Coffea eugenioides isolate CCC68of chromosome 7, Ceug_1.0, whole genome shotgun sequence. Protein-coding genes within it:
- the LOC113777499 gene encoding 3-epi-6-deoxocathasterone 23-monooxygenase CYP90C1 gives rise to the protein MTWVLIGIVVSVFCLYKVMRKNKEEREKKNWIPRGSSGWPLLGETLDFIACGYSSRPVSFMEKRAALYGKVFRTHILGKAIIVSTDPEVNKVVLQNQGNAFIPHYPKSISELLGKYSILHINGPLQKRLHALIGGFLRSPQFKAQITRDIEESVRHVFSSWMEKQDRRIYLQEESRKIAFEVMVKTLMSVGRGEDLNLLRREFEEYCKGLISLPIKLPGTRLYKSLKAKERMLKVVRSIIQQRKMAALEEKQGTNGLLNDVIDVLLRDAFESSSAAEEAQPRLPLDSIGENLIELMIPGEETVPTALTLAVKFLSDSPVVLARLLEENMELKRQKAKSGDEYYWTDYVSLPFTQNVISETLRMGNIVNAVWREAVKDVKIKGHLIPRGWCVLTSFSSLHMDEANYENPYEFNPCRWEKTGASVNSNTFTPFGGGQRLCPGLELSRLEIAIFLHHLVTTYRWVAEDDDITYFPFVRLKRKLPITITPLVRG